In the Helianthus annuus cultivar XRQ/B chromosome 11, HanXRQr2.0-SUNRISE, whole genome shotgun sequence genome, one interval contains:
- the LOC110891870 gene encoding nuclear transport factor 2: MSITTTMDAEIKSVDAQESLNGGVSVLVTGYMNGMDNIQQQFTQSFFLAPQDKGYFVLNGVFRYMNIDNHHDEDHAPIEDVVASATPEQGDTFDELMSVIILELVLVYSVLIF, translated from the exons ATGAGCATAACCACTACTATGGAT GCTGAGATCAAATCCGTTGATGCTCAAGAATCCCTAAACGGTGGAGTCAGTGTTCTGGTAACTGGATACATGAATGGAATGGATAATATTCAGCAGCAGTTCACACAATCTTTCTTCCTCGCACCTCAAGATAAAGGCTACTTTGTCTTGAATGGCGTGTTTCGCTACATGAACATTGACAACCATCATGACGAAGACCATGCTCCTATTGAGGATGTGGTGGCTTCTGCAACTCCCGAGCAAGGTGACACATTTGATGAATTGATGTCAGTCATTATATTGGAACTTGTATTGGTTTATTCCGTATTAATTTTTTGA
- the LOC110889847 gene encoding benzoate carboxyl methyltransferase yields MSLAKILHMNIGDGESSYANNSMLQETGIRKAVPFQKLLIKGLANHNVFNDCFTVADLGCSSGKNTLLVASNIIDIVHEVCQENDRKVPQFQVCLNDLFGNDFNNIFKLLPDFYAKLKKDKGEGFGPCFVSAVPGSFYGRLFPNQSLHFVNSANCNHWLSQVPRGLESNGSNICMARASPPNVYQAYQNQFHNDFTKFLQMRSEEVVHGGSMILTFFVREVADPTIANCFAHLELLGQSLVDMIKEGLVRESDINSFNVPLYFPCEEEVRNIIEYERSFSLENMNAYQLNSDPYDKDYINMTDSGELSQIHAKNISKVTQAVFEPLLISHFGNSIIDILFKKFEKHVAEDLLKQKPKWLVMTISLTKK; encoded by the exons ATGTCCTTAGCAAAGATCCTACATATGAATATTGGTGATGGAGAATCCAGCTATGCAAACAACTCCATGCTTCAG GAAACAGGGATACGGAAAGCTGTGCCATTTCAAAAGCTTTTGATCAAGGGTTTAGCTAATCATAATGTCTTCAACGACTGTTTCACGGTTGCAGATTTAGGATGCTCGTCTGGCAAAAATACGCTACTAGTTGCATCTAATATTATTGATATAGTGCATGAGGTGTGTCAAGAAAATGATCGTAAAGTACCACAGTTTCAAGTGTGTTTAAATGACCTATTTGGAAATGATTTCAATAATATTTTCAAACTGTTACCTGACTTTTATGCAAAGCTTAAGAAGGACAAGGGAGAAGGTTTTGGCCCATGTTTTGTTTCAGCTGTTCCAGGTTCCTTCTATGGCAGACTTTTTCCCAACCAAAGTTTGCATTTTGTTAACTCTGCTAATTGTAACCATTGGCTTTCTCAG GTGCCTAGAGGCCTTGAAAGTAATGGATCAAATATTTGTATGGCGCGGGCAAGTCCTCCAAATGTATACCAAGCATATCAAAACCAATTTCATAATGATTTCACGAAGTTTTTACAAATGCGCTCTGAGGAAGTAGTACATGGTGGAAGCATGATTTTAACATTTTTTGTTCGGGAGGTAGCTGATCCAACTATTGCCAATTGTTTTGCACATTTGGAGCTACTCGGGCAATCACTTGTCGACATGATCAAAGAG GGGTTGGTTCGTGAATCAGATATTAACTCATTCAATGTCCCATTATATTTTCCATGTGAGGAGGAAGTTAGGAACATCATTGAATATGAGAGATCATTTTCTCTTGAAAACATGAATGCTTATCAACTAAATTCGGATCCCTACGACAAGGATTACATAAACATGACTGATTCTGGTGAGCTTAGCCAAATTCACGCGAAAAACATATCAAAAGTAACCCAAGCAGTTTTTGAACCGTTGTTGATATCTCATTTTGGGAATTCTATAATTGACATACTATTTAAGAAGTTTGAGAAGCATGTGGCTGAAGATCTCTTAAAACAGAAGCCAAAGTGGTTAGTCATGACCATTTCATTGACCAAGAAATGA